Part of the Natronobacterium gregoryi SP2 genome, CGCCTACAGTTTCCAGCTTCCCTGGCTTCCCGAACGGCTCTGTCGGTACGACGACTTTCGGCTCCTCGAGCGAGCGCTCCGTGGAACCTCGGCACCGGGAACGTTCTCCGACGCGGATCTCGAGCGATACCGGCGTGCGTGGCGGCGGGAAGACGCTCTCGAGGGGATGATACACTGGTACAGGGCCACCGCACGATATCCGTCACCCTCACCGCGGGACCGCGTCGACGCGCCGACGCTCGTCGCTTGGGGTGAAGCTGACACGGCGCTCGTCCGCGAACTGGCACTCGACAGCTACGACCACTGTCGCGACGGACATCTCGAGTTGTTCGCGGACGCGAGCCACTGGCTCCAGCACGAAAAGACCGATCGGCTGGTCGATCTGCTGTGTGAGCACCTGTAGTCGGTCCGGCGTCGGGCTTTCGTACGGTTTGCTGTCAGTCAGTGCCGGTGCGACCGCGAGCGCGCCTGCGGTCGCGCCGGGACATCGGGACAGCAGTCCGTATCAGGTGACGGGGGCCGATCTCGCGCACGTCTATCGTTCGATCAACTCACTCAATAATCATCGAGTACTGCTTCGTTCCGGTCGAAAGTAGCTGTTTATCACGTGTCCGTCAATCTGTTTCCCCCGAGTAAAAATGATACCGAACATATTCGTAGACAGGGGTTTATACTGCCGTTTAGAACGCAGCACTATGGTGCAAGCGACCCTCACGGTCACCCTGCCCGAGCAAGTCTGGGTGCAACAGGTCTCGAGTGCGTATCCGGCGGCGACGTTTCGCGTCCTCGCGGCGGTACCGGGCTCGGACAGCGGGTTCGCCCTTGTCAGGGTCACCGGCTCGGACGTCCCGGACGTGATCGACGACATGGACGGTCATCCCCAGATTACCGAGCTGACGCTCGCCCAGTGGAGCGAGAAGGAAGCGACCGTTCACTTCGAGACGACGGCACCACTGTTGCTGTTTTCCTCTCGGGAGTCGGGAATGCCGATCGAGCTGCCAGTCGAGATCAGCGACGGCGAGGCGACGATCGAAGTCACCGGCTCACGTGACCGGCTTGCCGGGCTTGCCGAGCAACTCGAGAACTTCGGACTCCAGTATCGTATCGAAAACGTCCACGAACGGCTCCACGGAACCCAACTGCTCTCCGAACGACAGCTCGAGGTCGTCGTCGCTGCCGTCGAAGAAGGATACTACGATACGCCCCGGGAGTGTTCGCTAACGGAGCTGGCAGACCACCTCGACATCGCGAAGTCGACCTGTAGCGAGACCCTCCACCGGGCAGAAGAAGCGATCGTCAAACGGTTCGTCGATGACCTGCCGACGACCGAGGAATCGCTCGAAAAGCAGTTCGTCTCGAGCCGATAGAATTGAACTCGGTCCGTGGAGTTTCAGGCTGGCAAGCGAGAGATGGCTATTGGCGGGGAGAAACAGTAGCAGATCCGTGAAATTAGTGTTGTTTGCTACCGGTTTCCATGTTTCTCCATCTTGTTCAGGTAGATGAAATCCATGGCACGAGCTACGGAAAATATCTGCCGTGGGTAATAGTGGGCAACGCTTATTCAGCAATAAGTCCAAGTCGGTAACATGACAAAAGTAGATGTTCGGGACCTCCGAACGAACGAGACCGATGACCGAGGTCGAATCTATCTCGGGACGGAGTATGCGAACAAGCGTGTGACCGTTGCCGTCGTCGAGGTAGAATCTGACCAGCCCGACGAAGACGAACTGGCTGCTGCGTACCGCGAGGCATCTGAGAGTGCGGAAGAGCTTGCAGAAGAGTGGGACGACGAATCGGACGAGGCGTGGGACGGGCTGGATAAATGAGCGAAGACTCGGAACTTCGTCGCGGCGACGTCGTTATCGTTCGACTTGCTCCTGCGGAAGGGCACGAAATGAAGAAAACTCGCCCTGCGGTAGTCGTCCAGAACGATGTTGGGAATACAAATGCTAGTACGACTATCGTTGCCCCTGCGACGGGGACATATCGGGGCTATCCGTTCGAGATTCTCGTCGAAGCGGCGGAATCACCGTTCGAGAAAAATTCCTCGATTCGCCTCGATCAAATTCGTGTCATCTCCATCGAAAAGCGGATTCACTCGGTGCTTGGAAGCCTCGACACAGAGACGATGGAGACAGTGGACGAAGCGCTAAAACTGAGTCTCGGACTGGACTAACGTATCTGCTGTGATCAGTATAGCGAACCGCTGGAGGGCTCTTGCTACCATGATACGACTATTCTTTACACCAGAACTAACGGTTCTGTTTCAAGGAAACAATCAGTCTGTACGTGTAGTGTCCGCTGGCTCCAGTGATCGGTCCACCGCTCATATCCTTCGATACGAACGGCACTGTCTAGTACTCGGCCAAGCGTCGACTGCTGCGTGAACCCAGACGACTGCATTCGGTTTCACTCATCCGTTCAGGCTTGCCAAAGCACTAGTGGCGGGCCAAGCCTGCACTGATGGGTCGAATCTGGCGGTGTGGCTCGATTCGACCCGTCAGTCGACGGTTGGGACGGTACTAGTGGCGGGCCAAGCCTGCACTGATGAGTCGAACCCGGCCACGTGGGCCGGTTCGACTCGTCGGTCGACGGTTGGGACAGTACTAGTTCAGCACCTCCTCGGCTGGTGTTCGACCATCGAGTGCTTGATTCGGCCGATCGTGGTTATAATGATGTCTGAAGCGTCTCAGCCACCGTCTTGCGCTCGTTGGACTGCCCCGCCAGAAGGAGTGAAAGCGGTCGATCTGCATTGAGGCGGTCTGAACCCACTTTTCGACGTGGTTTCGATCACTGTAGTTGAGCTGGCCGCTCAAGTCGTGGCGTGCAAGGGCAGTCAGATAGCCGCCAGCATCGACAAGAAACTCCGCATCGCCGATCTCGTGTTTCTCGATGAGACGGTGTAGGAACGCCGCCGCGGGGTCAGTCCCGCGGCGACTGAACACGTCAATTTCGAGCAGGAGTTTCGATTCTGTATCGATCGTCGCGTACAGCCACTTTGTCTCGCCGTCGACCTCGATCTGTTTCTCGTCGACCGCGACCCGCGACGGCGCTGCCGTCGGCGGGTCGCTCTGTGCCTCCCAGAGTTTGTGCGTCCAGTTCCAGACCGCGCCGTGAGAACGGCCAATGCCGAGGAATTCGAGCACTGCGACGACTTCTCGAACCGATAATCCCATCGAATGGAGACGCACCCCGAACACCCTGACGGGTGTCTGGGTGCGCTCGTTCTCCCAAACCTCATCACAATCTACGTCTACGGTCTCTTTGAGCAGGTTGGCGAGTTGCATGAGCACTTCTCGCCACCACCTGCTCGTTCCTCAAACTCTCATCTAGACAGTGCCGTCCGGGACGAAATCCCCTGGATCATCGAAGAAGACGGCGAGACGCCGATCGTCCACACCGCGGACGACGAGTACGAACGCCGACTGCTCGAGAAACTGGCCGAGGAGGTCACGGAGTTTCAGGAGGACAAAGACATCGAGGAACTGGCCGACGTACTCGAGGTCGTCCACGCTATCCGGGCCCACGAGGGAATCTCGAGGGAGCGCCTCCAAGAACTCCGCTCCGAGAAAGCCCAGGAACGGGGACGGTTCGCGGAGCGGATCGTGCTCGAGCGAGTGGAGTAGCGTAGTTCACTCGAGCCGAACGATCGAACGGCTTTTGCGACGGCGGGCGGTACGACTCACCGATGGACGTACTGATCGTCGGCGCGGGATCGATGGGGACGTGGTTCGGGCAGGCTATCGACGCACCCGTCACGTTCGCCGACGTCGACCCGGAGGCCGCGGTCGAAGCCGCCGACGTCGTCGGGGATGCCGATGTCACGGATCTCGAGGCTGACGATCGCTACGACGTCGTCTGTTTCGCGGTGCCGATGGCACACGTCACCGACGCGGTTGCCGCCCACGCGGATCGTGCCGAGCGAGCGGTCGTCGACGTTTCGGGCGTGATGGAACCAGCCGTCGAGGCGATGCGGGAACACGCTCCCGAACGCGAGCGAGTGAGTCTCCACCCGTTGTTTGCCCCCGAGCGTGCTCCCGGTTCGATCGCGGTCGTTCGCGACCGCGAGGGGCCAGTAACGGAGGCGTTGCTCGCGGACCTCGAGATGGGGGGCAACGACCGCCACGAGACGACGGCGGCCGAGCACGACAAGGCGATGGAGACGGTCCAGGCGACGACCCACGCAGCCGTCCTCGCGTTTGCGCTGGCGGCGGAGTCGGAATCGATCCCCGGGGGGTTCGAAACGCCGATTTACGAGCAGATGAAGACACTCGCCGAACAGATGACCGAGGGGACGCCGCGAGTCTACGCCGACATCCAGGACGCCTTCGACGGTGCGGACGTCGTCGCGGAGGCAGCACGTCGAATCGCGGCCGCCGACGGCGACGAGTTCGAGCGACTGTACCGAGACGCAGCGGCCCAATGGCAAGAGGGTGATCACGAATGAGCGACCAGCGTGAGGCGATCCGATCGAACGCGAAGTACCTGCGGAACGTCCGACCGATCGACCCCGAGGAGATCTGCGAGTACGTCGAGGGGACACCTCATCCCGCGGTCGTTCGCCAGCACCTCCGCGAAGACGCGCCCGTCCTCGGACTGATCGAACGCGATGACGGGAGCTTCGTTCCCGTCGAGGACGACCCCGTCGGGCCAAACCAGCGACCGGTCACCGAGTTCCCCGCCGAGTACGGAAACGCACTCGAGGAGTTGCTGGTCGACCGCTACGGTGTCGACTGGCACGAAGACGCCGCAGGGAACCTGCTACGGTCGACGATCCGTCGGTTCAAGGACCGCTACCTCGAGGGCCGCCACGTCGAGTACGACGAGGACGTCGCGTCGGGCTATGCGATCTACCACCTGCCGGGGTATTACGCGGCGATCCAGTACGCACTCGACGATCTGGCCGAGCGCGGGTTGCTCGGACGGAACCTGCGGGTGCTCGACGTCGGGGCCG contains:
- a CDS encoding helix-turn-helix domain-containing protein — protein: MVQATLTVTLPEQVWVQQVSSAYPAATFRVLAAVPGSDSGFALVRVTGSDVPDVIDDMDGHPQITELTLAQWSEKEATVHFETTAPLLLFSSRESGMPIELPVEISDGEATIEVTGSRDRLAGLAEQLENFGLQYRIENVHERLHGTQLLSERQLEVVVAAVEEGYYDTPRECSLTELADHLDIAKSTCSETLHRAEEAIVKRFVDDLPTTEESLEKQFVSSR
- a CDS encoding type II toxin-antitoxin system PemK/MazF family toxin, giving the protein MSEDSELRRGDVVIVRLAPAEGHEMKKTRPAVVVQNDVGNTNASTTIVAPATGTYRGYPFEILVEAAESPFEKNSSIRLDQIRVISIEKRIHSVLGSLDTETMETVDEALKLSLGLD
- a CDS encoding IS6 family transposase produces the protein MQLANLLKETVDVDCDEVWENERTQTPVRVFGVRLHSMGLSVREVVAVLEFLGIGRSHGAVWNWTHKLWEAQSDPPTAAPSRVAVDEKQIEVDGETKWLYATIDTESKLLLEIDVFSRRGTDPAAAFLHRLIEKHEIGDAEFLVDAGGYLTALARHDLSGQLNYSDRNHVEKWVQTASMQIDRFHSFWRGSPTSARRWLRRFRHHYNHDRPNQALDGRTPAEEVLN
- a CDS encoding nucleoside triphosphate pyrophosphohydrolase, translating into MHEHFSPPPARSSNSHLDSAVRDEIPWIIEEDGETPIVHTADDEYERRLLEKLAEEVTEFQEDKDIEELADVLEVVHAIRAHEGISRERLQELRSEKAQERGRFAERIVLERVE
- a CDS encoding prephenate dehydrogenase/arogenate dehydrogenase family protein, whose product is MDVLIVGAGSMGTWFGQAIDAPVTFADVDPEAAVEAADVVGDADVTDLEADDRYDVVCFAVPMAHVTDAVAAHADRAERAVVDVSGVMEPAVEAMREHAPERERVSLHPLFAPERAPGSIAVVRDREGPVTEALLADLEMGGNDRHETTAAEHDKAMETVQATTHAAVLAFALAAESESIPGGFETPIYEQMKTLAEQMTEGTPRVYADIQDAFDGADVVAEAARRIAAADGDEFERLYRDAAAQWQEGDHE